A window of Lytechinus variegatus isolate NC3 chromosome 15, Lvar_3.0, whole genome shotgun sequence contains these coding sequences:
- the LOC121428335 gene encoding calcium channel flower homolog, whose translation MADTYKSLGNDGQPQQASPPPPQKETGFCFRLFVRIVASVAGVLAIILGLVSMISIKGLCIVAGIYIMLLGFLTILLEAPFCCQFLDITDKVSKWSENRAPWQKALFYLLLPIVPFFFCVGVSQIFACLVIMATGVLYGLVFIGKKGDAVKNAHRAQQQGGDMALSDPPSQDQYGKRELIP comes from the exons ATGGCGGATACGTACAAAAGTTTGGGCAACGATGGCCAACCTCAGCAAGCATCACCTCCACCTCCACAAAAAGAAACTGGTTTTTGTTTCAGGCTTTTCGTAAGGATTGTTGCTTCTGTAGCTGGAGTCT TGGCTATTATTCTTGGACTGGTATCTATGATCTCAATCAAAGGACTGTGTATTGTTGCCGGTATCTACATCAT GCTTCTTGGATTCCTGACGATTCTATTAGAAGCCCCGTTTTGCTGCCAGTTCCTTGACATCACAGACAAAGTCAGCAAATGGAGCGAAAACAGAGCTCCTTGGCAGAAGGCTCTCTTCTATCTCTT GTTACCTATTGTGCCGTTCTTCTTCTGCGTTGGAGTGAGTCAAATTTTTGCCTGCCTTGTAATCATGGCAACTGGCGTCCTCTATGGACTGGTGTTCATTGGAAAGAA gggTGATGCTGTTAAGAACGCCCATAGAGCCCAGCAGCAAGGAGGAGACATGGCATTATCAGACCCTCCATCCCAGGATCAATACGGGAAGAGAGAACTCATCCCTTGA